In Manis pentadactyla isolate mManPen7 chromosome 3, mManPen7.hap1, whole genome shotgun sequence, a single window of DNA contains:
- the LOC130682817 gene encoding LOW QUALITY PROTEIN: meiosis-specific nuclear structural protein 1-like (The sequence of the model RefSeq protein was modified relative to this genomic sequence to represent the inferred CDS: inserted 2 bases in 1 codon; deleted 2 bases in 1 codon) → MASKRRTLSFHERHQKLVDENYCPKLHVDALKEVEHHIRDRMGQSESDDRVERKRFLRLLQNEQFELDMEEAIQKAEENKRLRKLQLEQEEKLATELAKLKHESLKDEKMRQQXIELRELEKKLKAAYMNKERAAQIAEKDAIKYEQMKCDAEIAKTMMEEHERIVKEENAAEDKRNKVKAQYYLDLEKQLEEQEKKKQETYEQLLKEKLMIDEIVRKIYEEDQLEQQQKLEKMNATRRYIEEFQKEQALWRKKKREEMEEENRKIIAFASMQQQREEDRMAKVQESEEKRLQLQNTLTKKLEEMLQQREDLEQMRQELYQEEQAEIHKTKLKEEAEEKLRKQKELKQNFIEQMTLKELVLQAAKEEEEIFRKAMLAKLAEDDHIELMNAQKQRMKQLEHRRAVEKLIEQRRNQFLADKQHELEEWQLQQRRQGYINTIIEEERLKLLQEHATKLLGYLPKGVFKKEDDIDMLGEEFRKAYQKRHEICEEK, encoded by the exons ATGGCCTCCAAAAGGAGAACTTTGAGCTTCCACGAAAGGCATCAAAAATTAGTAGATGAAAACTACTGCCCAAAATTGCATGTAGACGCACTAAAAGAGGTAGAGCATCACATCAGAGACCGAATGGGGCAAAGTGAAAGTGATGACCGTGTGGAACGCAAGAGGTTCCTCAGATTACTACAGAATGAACAGTTTGAGTTGGATATGGAAGAGGCCAttcaaaaggcagaagaaaacaaaagattgAGGAAACTCCAACTTGAACAAGAAGAAAAATTGGCTACAGAATTGGCAAAACTTAAACATGAAAGTCTAAAGGATGAAAAGATGAGGCAACA TATTGAGCTCAGAGAATTGGAGAAGAAATTAAAAGCAGCTTACATGAATAAAGAAAGGGCAGCTCAGATTGCAGAGAAGGATGCCATTAAATATGAGCAAATGAAATGTGATGCTGAAATAGCCAAAACCATGATGGAAGAACATGAGAGAATAGTAAAGGAAGAGAATGCTGCAGAGGACAAACGAAATAAAGTAAAAGCACAGTATTATCTTGACTTAGAGAAACAACttgaagaacaagaa aaaaaaaagcaggaaactTATGAACAATTGTTGAAGGAGAAACTCATGATTGATGAAATTGTTAGGAAAATCTATGAAGAAGATCAGTTggagcaacaacaaaaattagaaaaaatgaatGCAACTCGAAGGTATATTGAAGAGTTCCAGAAAGAGCAGGCTCTTTGGAGAAAAAAGAAACGTGAGGAgatggaagaagaaaacagaaaaatcatagCGTTTGCCAGCATGCAGCAACAAAGAGAAGAAGATCGGATGGCAAAAGTTcaagaaagtgaagaaaaaagGCTACAGCTTCAGAATACACTGACTAAGAAATTGGAGGAAATGCTGCAGCAACGTGAAGATTTGGAACAAATGCGACAAGAATTATACCAGGAAGAACAAGCTGAAATACATAAGACAAAATTAAAAGAGGAAGCAGAAGAGAAATTGAGAAAGCAAAAGGAGTTGAAACAAAATTTTATAGAACAGATGACCTTGAAGGAACTGGTACTACAGGCTgcaaaagaggaagaggagatcTTTAGAAAAGCTATGCTAGCTAAACTTGCTGAGGATGATCACATAGAATTAATGAATGCTCAGAAACAACGAATGAAGCAACTAGAACACAGGAGGGCTGTGGAAAAACTTATTGAGCAGCGTCGCAACCAGTTCCTTGCAGACAAACAACATGAACTGGAAGAATGGCAGTTGCAGCAAAGAAGACAAGGATATATTAATACAATTATTGAAGAAGAAAGACTAAAACTTCTCCAAGAACATGCTACAAAATTACTAGGCTATCTTCCTAAAGgagtatttaaaaaagaagatgaTATTGATATGCTTGGTGAAGAGTTTAGAAAAGCATATCAGAAAAGGCATGAAATTTGTGAAGAGAAATAG